A genome region from Drosophila simulans strain w501 chromosome 2R, Prin_Dsim_3.1, whole genome shotgun sequence includes the following:
- the LOC27207507 gene encoding inactive serine protease 54, whose protein sequence is MCCWFSLVLVAVVFYQNAVAQLLDENCDIRIGYRVKNGYPPKTTQFMAALYNKSEFLCGGSLIHKQYVLTAAHCVSGFDEVTVHLGENNRSCPIPVCKHVLQLNAKVILNSQWEDCIFLNDIALLRLNREVKFEAHIRPICIILDENVTSDSQNHFTAFGWGMTEHRGLSDVLKAVELVRLSKYECYQNVGTICAGSHLGDTCRGDSGGPLAGNMVYRGKSRHIQFGIVSYGNVDCDGSNGVYTDLNAHKSWIASVVLESEPRLLNENCKSDWGAKVYVRLWEMSLFEHKFAGALITNQFVVTVASAFPDNFNATEIKVESTYMQVFDVEWVLKHPHFRPAPKIRNNIALIRLAKMIPRSDLNIPICLGLNFRPPTTWNALLYSANNKFLGSQQVHLRRIPDCPEPKQYCVEKPDQLNYLPYETPGSVIGTSEMFKGRERYLIAGIISHTQGDVIVFTNIQDHEKWITRTLTYT, encoded by the exons ATGTGCTGCTGGTTTTCGTTAGTTCTGGTCGCGGTTGTGTTTTACCAAAATGCGGTCGCGCAGCTTCTTGATGAAAACTGTGATATAAGAATAGGCTATAGAGTGAAAAACGGATACCCGCCGAAAACTACTCAATTTATGGCAGCCTTGTATAACAAAAGCGAATTTTTGTGTGGTGGATCACTCATACATAAGC aatatgTTTTAACCGCTGCGCACTGCGTAAGTGGCTTCGATGAAGT AACCGTTCACTTGGGGGAGAACAATCGATCGTGCCCGATCCCAGTATGCAAACACGTGCTGCAACTGAACGCCAAGGTAATTTTGAATTCCCAATGGGAAgattgtatatttttgaatgaTATAGCTTTGCTAAGACTGAATCGCGAAGTGAAATTTGAAG CCCATATAAGACCCATATGCATTATCCTCGACGAGAACGTTACATCAGATAGTCAAAACCATTTCACGGCGTTTGGCTGGGGTATGACGGAACACAGAGGTCTCAGCGACGTACTGAAAGCGGTAGAGTTGGTGAGATTATCCAAGTATGAGTGCTACCAAAACGTCGGCACAATATGCGCGGGCAGCCATTTGGGAGACACCTGTCGGGGTGACTCTGGTGGTCCACTCGCAGGCAATATGGTATACCGTGGGAAAAGTAGACACATACAGTTTGGGATAGTAAGCTACGGCAACGTCGATTGCGATGGCTCCAATGGGGTCTATACAGATTTAAATGCCCACAAGTCGTGGATAGCTAGCGTCGTTCTTGAATCCGAACCGAGACTTTTGAACGAGAATTGCAAGAGCGATTGGGGTGCCAAGGTTTATGTGCGCCTTTGGGAGATGTCACTATTTGAGCATAAATTCGCTGGTGCATTAATCACAAATC AATTTGTTGTGACTGTTGCCAGTGCGTTCCCTGACAATTTCAATGCCACCGAAAT AAAGGTAGAATCCACATATATGCAGGTCTTCGACGTCGAATGGGTTCTAAAGCACCCCCACTTCAGACCAGCACCGAAAATAAGGAATAACATAGCTCTGATTAGGCTGGCTAAGATGATTCCAAGATCAg ATCTTAACATACCAATTTGCTTGGGACTGAACTTTAGACCTCCGACGACTTGGAATGCTCTGCTTTATAGTGCCAATAATAAGTTCTTGGGCAGTCAACAAGTACATTTAAGGAGAATCCCTGATTGCCCTGAACCCAAGCAGTACTGTGTCGAGAAGCCCGATCAGTTGAATTATCTACCTTATGAGACACCTGGTTCTGTGATAGGTACCAGTGAAATGTTTAAGGGAAGAGAAAGATATCTTATCGCAGGCATAATAAGCCATACTCAAGGTGATGTAATCGTCTTTACGAACATCCAAGACCACGAAAAATGGATTACAAGAACCCTGACATATACATAG